One genomic region from Muriicola soli encodes:
- a CDS encoding phosphoribosyltransferase family protein, which yields MENVILKHQQIQHIVRRIAYQIYETNVEEKRIIIAGIKGGGLDFAKKLQRVLRKITKAEIILCQVSMDKSNPLKSGVTTSLSTEEYKNSSIVLVDDVLNSGSTLIYGVHHFLKTPLKQLKTAVLVNRNHKKYPVKADFKGISLSTSLQEHVHVHFEAKKDVVFLD from the coding sequence ATGGAAAACGTGATCCTGAAACACCAGCAAATTCAACATATCGTAAGGCGAATTGCTTACCAGATCTACGAGACCAATGTAGAGGAAAAAAGGATCATCATTGCGGGTATTAAAGGGGGTGGACTCGATTTTGCCAAGAAGTTGCAAAGGGTGTTGCGAAAAATCACAAAGGCGGAAATCATTCTTTGCCAAGTGAGTATGGACAAATCAAATCCGCTGAAAAGTGGAGTCACCACCTCACTTAGTACGGAGGAGTACAAAAATTCCTCCATCGTATTAGTTGATGATGTTTTAAACTCAGGTTCTACCCTGATCTACGGTGTACATCATTTTTTAAAGACGCCCTTGAAACAATTGAAAACTGCAGTTTTGGTCAACAGAAATCACAAAAAGTATCCTGTAAAAGCAGATTTTAAAGGAATATCACTCTCTACCTCACTCCAGGAACACGTACACGTACATTTTGAGGCCAAAAAAGACGTGGTGTTTCTAGACTAA
- a CDS encoding shikimate kinase, producing the protein MLIALLGYMGSGKSVVGKALAKSLNHPFLDLDSYMEEEMNSTIPEIFEQRGELFFRKKEHEFLRKVLDSNENMVLSTGGGTPCYSGNMELLLQATSNVFYLQLSVDGLTKRLSGEMGHRPLISHLPKEELADYIGKHIFERQVFYNRATHTIKCDGKTVAEIVKMISAQLV; encoded by the coding sequence ATGCTGATAGCATTGCTGGGATATATGGGGAGTGGAAAATCAGTTGTCGGAAAAGCCCTGGCAAAGAGTTTAAACCATCCCTTTCTGGACCTGGACTCCTATATGGAAGAGGAAATGAACTCCACCATCCCTGAAATATTTGAGCAAAGAGGGGAGCTGTTCTTCCGTAAAAAAGAACACGAATTTCTCAGAAAAGTACTCGATTCAAATGAAAATATGGTGCTGTCAACCGGAGGCGGGACTCCCTGCTATTCCGGAAATATGGAGTTACTCTTACAAGCGACATCAAATGTTTTTTACCTGCAGTTGTCCGTGGATGGGTTGACCAAAAGACTATCCGGGGAAATGGGGCATCGTCCGCTGATCAGTCATTTGCCAAAAGAAGAACTGGCAGACTATATTGGCAAACACATCTTTGAACGGCAGGTATTCTATAATCGCGCCACGCATACGATCAAATGCGATGGTAAAACTGTTGCCGAGATAGTGAAAATGATTTCTGCCCAATTAGTCTAG
- a CDS encoding methyltransferase: MNTWMKGTKEFWDQRYLNRKMGWDIGEVSSPLKAYIDQLPSKDLKILVPGAGNSYEVAYLYKNGFQDVYALDISEMPLEKFRKEHPDFPVGQLLNIDFFELNEIKFDLILEQTFFCALQPDLREKYARKMQSLLNERGVLAGLLFDFERKDGGPPYGGNIEEYRSLFSRFFKIKKLERAYNSIPPRQGSELFFIFENKTN; encoded by the coding sequence AAGAATTTTGGGATCAGCGATATCTCAACCGTAAAATGGGATGGGACATTGGGGAAGTATCTTCTCCTTTGAAGGCATATATTGATCAATTGCCTTCTAAGGACCTTAAAATTCTGGTGCCGGGAGCAGGCAATAGTTACGAGGTGGCCTATCTCTATAAAAATGGATTTCAGGATGTATATGCCCTTGATATCAGTGAGATGCCCCTTGAAAAATTCAGAAAAGAACATCCTGATTTTCCAGTAGGACAACTGCTGAATATTGATTTTTTTGAGCTAAATGAGATCAAGTTTGATCTCATTCTTGAGCAAACATTCTTCTGTGCTCTACAGCCAGATTTAAGGGAGAAATACGCGAGAAAAATGCAATCGCTTCTTAATGAAAGGGGTGTACTTGCGGGCTTGTTGTTTGATTTTGAAAGGAAAGACGGTGGGCCGCCTTACGGAGGGAATATTGAGGAGTACCGATCCCTTTTCTCGCGGTTTTTCAAAATCAAGAAACTAGAACGAGCCTACAATTCGATACCTCCAAGACAGGGTAGCGAACTCTTTTTTATCTTTGAAAACAAAACTAACTGA